The DNA region GAAGAGCACGCACTGGAGCACGATGGGGCTTATATGCTCCAGGCTTTTCAGCAGCTCGTAGCCGAGCTGGGGGTGGCGTTTCATCTTCTGAATCTCCGTGACGGTGAGCTTTCCCGGTTTCTTTAAAAGCTGCTGGTCCAGGCGCGTACAGCCCACGTCGTGCAGGTACGAGCCAAGGGTGATATACTTTATCTCGTCCCTGCTGTAGATGCCGCGCTTCTTCGCGAACATGCCCGCCAGCACGCCCACGTTCACCGAATGCGTGAAATGGTACTCGTCCGCCGATTTCAAATCCTTCATGAGATCTATGGCCTCGATCTCACGGGCGCTCAGGTCGTTGACGATTTCTTCGACCACGCGCTCCGTTTCGCGAAAGGCGATCCTGGATATCTTCTGGGTTTTCCCTATCTCTTCGACGAGCTCGCGGGATTTGTTGTAGGCGGCGCGCATATGATGGGCGGGGATGATCGCGCGCTCGCCGGTATCCGTGTAGTAGACATAATCACCGAAGCGCCTGCGAATATCCGCCAGGAGCTTCGCCGAGATCATCATCCTTGCATCGAGAATCTGGTCTCCCGACTCGGAGTGAATGGGGTAGATGAAACTGCTTTCGGGTGAGACATAATTCAGGTTGATCCTGATTCTGCGCACACTCATCGATCCTTCCTCTTTATATATATCGATGTGCAATCGAGGGTTACGACTCCTCGTAGGTTCAAGATACACCATTGCCCGTTCCCTGTCATGCAATTTTTTACATCTGCACGCGGGTTTCCTGTCCCAAGAAAAAGACTTGCGAAAAAGGAAATCGGATGGATACAAGTACACCTGTTCAGGTTAACGAATCGGGGGTAAGGGTGAGCTTCAAAGGATTTAGGATACTATTGCTGGTGATCGCGGCGCTTGCGGGCGCGGGTTCGTGCGGTTCTACCGCGGGGCGCGACAATCCCGGAACGATACTCATTCACCTGGGGGCGGAGCCCGGCCACCTCAATCCCATAACCTCGAACGAGGCGGTGGCCTCCGCGATCAACGAGCATATCTACGAGTCGCTCCTTGACAGGGATTATGATTCGCTCAAGATCGTCCCGCAACTCGCCGACTCTTGGACGATATCCGCGGACGGGCTTACGTACGTGTTTCGCCTCAAGCAGGGGGTTCTCTGGAGCGACGGGGTTGAGCTCACCGCCGACGATATCGTATATTCGTACAATGTCATTAAAGACCCGAAAACCGCATGTGCCCCCCTCAAGGTTTACTACATCGACGTTGAAAGCGTTCGCCGGCTTGACCGATATACCGTGGAGTTCAGGTATTCCCGCCAGTATTTCAGGGCGCTGGAAATCTGTGGCACCATTCCCATAGTCCCCCGGCACATCTTCGACGACGGGACGGATTTCAATGCGCATCCGGGCGGGCGACACCCGGTGGGAACGGGCCCGTATATTTTTGAAAAATGGGATACCGGCAAGCGCATTACACTCGCGCGGAACCCGCGTTTCCGCGACCGGGCGCCCGAGATCGACCGAATCGTCTACAAGATCGTGCAGGAGCCGAACGTCGCGCTCCAGATGCTCAAAAAGGGCGAGCTCGACCTTGTGTCGCTGCGCCCCATCCAGTGGGTGCGCCAGACAAATTCCGAAAAATTCGACCGGGGTTTTTACAAACTCGAATACTACACGCCCAATTACAGTTACATAGGCTGGAACGCGCGCCGCGAACCTTTTAACGACCGGCGTGTGCGTCGCGCGCTCACGCATATGGTCAACCGCGAGGGAATACTCGAGAAGCTGAATTTCGGCCTGGGCAAAATCGTGAGCGGGACGGCCTATATTAACAGCAGGGCATACGACGCCTCGATCAAGCCCTGGCCCTACGATCCGGCCCGCGCAAGGGAGCTATTGAAAGAGGCCGGGTGGTCCGATACCGACAACGACGGGATACTCGACAAGGACGGAAAAAAATTTTCGTTCAAGATCGCCATTTCTTCGGCCAGCAAGTTCGCCGAGAGGCTTTCCACCATACTCAAGGAAGACCTCATGAAAAACGGCATCGAGATGGATATCCTCCGGTTCGAATGGGCCGTGTTCGTGCAAAAGCTGGACGCGCGCGACTTCGACGCGGTCACCCTGGGCTGGTCGCTCGGATTCGAGGAGGACCCGTACCAGCTCTGGCATTCCTCGCAGATAACGCAGGGCTCCAATCACTGCGGTTTCTCCAACCCCGAGGCCGACGCGCTCATCGAGAGATTCCGTGTCGAGTACGATGAAGAGGCGCGGATACGCATGCTCCACCGGCTGCATGCGATTCTGCACGAGGAGCAGCCGTATACGTTCCTGTTCTGCAATCCGAATCTCGTGACGGTGAGCAGGCGCTTCGACGGCGTCCGCGTGCACCCGAAGGGACTTAATCTCCACGAATGGAAGGTAAGGAAAACGCATGAGTAAATACCTGCTGAAGCGGCTCCTTCTCATACTGCCGACCTTCCTGGGGATCAGCCTGATAACCTATTCAATGGTCCGCCTGGCGCCGGGGGATTACACGAGCCTGCGCGCCGGGATGCAGGGCGAGCTCAAGACGACCGCCGCGGCGAAGCAGGCCATGGAAGAGGAGCGCCGGCTGTACGGACTTGACAAGCCCATTATCACCGGGTATTTCGAGTGGCTGGGGAGAATGGTGGTGCTCGATTTCGGAACCTCGCGAAAGGACGGCCGTCCCGTGAGCGCCCGCATCGCCGAATCGCTCCCGATTACTCTCGCGCTCAACATCATCAGCATGGTGCTCGTCTATATCATATCCATCCCGGCGGGGATCGTATCGGCGCTCAAGAAGGATTCGCTCTATGACCGCGTTTCGAGCGTCGCGCTCTTCGTGCTCTATTCTCTCCCCAGCTTCTGGGTGGGACTACTGCTTCTCATGGTGCTCAGCGGGGGCGAGTTCCTCAACCTGTTTCCGCTCGGCGGCATCGTGTCCGACGGCGCGGCGGATTATCCCTGGTACCGGTATCTCGGCGACGTGACGTGGCACCTCGTCCTTCCCGTCGTGACGCTCACCTACGGGGGATTCGCCTTCCTTGCGCGCTACATGCGCGCAAACCTGCTCGAGGTGATCAGCCAGCAATATATCGTGACGGCGCGCGCGAAGGGCCTGGGCCGCTCCAGGGTAGTCTTCATTCACGCGTTCCGGAATTCGCTCGTCCCGCTCGTCACCCTTATGGCGAGCATACTACCCGGCCTGCTGGGGGGAAGCGTGATCGTGGAATCGATTTTTTCGATCCCCGGGATGGGGCTCCTCGCGTTCGAGGCGATACTGTCCAGGGACATTCCCGTGATCATGGCGATCGCGTCGATATCGGCGATGCTCACGCTTATGGGGATTCTTGTCGCGGACATCATGTACAGCGTGGTCGATCCGCGCATACGGCTGGAGGCGAAGGCATGAGCGCGTACCGCGGATACTGGCGTAATGTCTGGCATCAGTTCAGGAGGAACAGGCTCGCCCTGGCGGGATTATGCGTGGTGGGCATTCTCCTTTCGATCGCGCTCCTCGCCCCGCTTATCGCGAACGATAAGCCCTATGTCTTCGTGGGCGAATCCAGGGTGTTTTTCCCCCTGTTCTTCAACTACCCCGAGCTTCGCGACGTCGATCTCAGGAACCCTGCGGTGAAGGGCTTCAAGCTCTTCCCGCCCATACCGTATTCGTATTCGGAATATGATCTCGATTCGATCGTCACCGGTCCCGGCGGGGCGCACTGGCTGGGTACCGACGAACAGGGCAGGGACCTGGCGGCGCGCATGGTCCACGGGGCACGGGTTTCCATGATGGTGGGACTTATCGCGGTGATCATATACGTGAGCATAGGCATGGCGATCGGTGCGATCGCCGGCTATTACGGGGGCGCGGTGGATATCGTGATCTCCCGGGTAATCGAGATAGTGATTTGTTTCCCCACCTTTTTCCTTATACTTACCATGCTCGCCTTGGTGGGACCCAGCCTCGTGAACGTGATGGTGATCATAGGCATAACCGGCTGGACCGGGATCGCGCGGATCGTCCGCGGCGAATTCCTGAAGCTGCGTGAGATGGAATACGTACAGGCCTCGCGTTCGCTCGGCGTCAGGGACGCGGTGATCATCTTCAGGCACATGCTTCCCAACAGTCTCGCCCCCGTGCTCGTCTCCGCGACATTCGGGGTCGCGTCTACCATTCTCATAGAATCGTCGCTCAGCTTCCTGGGGTTTGGCGTCCAGCCCCCCACCCCGAGCTGGGGGGATATCCTCTCCCAATCGCGCGACTTCATGGACTTCGCGTGGTGGTTGACACTTATTCCGGGCTCCTTTATCTTCATTACCATCACCGCCTACAATCTGGTGGGGGAGGGCTTCCAGGATGCCATTAATCCCCGTGCGCTCAAGGTCAACGAGTAGCATCTCGTCCCGCGTCAGGATGCTTGTAGCTCCCGCCGTGCTGGCTGCGGTGCTGTCCTGTGCGACCGCCGCGACGACGGGACAACGGATTCAGGATGCGCTGCCGCGCGAATCGGACCTCCCGGGATGGAAACTCCGGGATGCACCGCGCAGCTTTCAGGGGACCGATATATCCCTCCTGGGCCCCGAAAAAGCGGCCCTCGCGGCGCGTTTCCGCCTGGAGGCGGCCGCGCGCATGTCCTTCGTGTGGTACTCCGATCCGGGAAGGGAACTGTCCCTGGAGTTGTACGAGGCGCCCTCCGCCCTCGATGCGTTCGGTCTCATGGGCAGGCTCGACCCGATTCATGAACCGGAAGGCATAACCGTCGCGAACGCGGACGATGCCTGCTGTACGGACCGCGTTCTTCGATTCAGAAAGGGAAGGTTCTGCGGGATCGTTTCGGTCGGCACGGGATCCCGTGAGGCAAGAAAAGATATGCTCGCATGCGCGGAATCGGTCTGCGCGGCACTCATGTCCACGGGGGAACGGCTCCCTTCCGACGTCGATACCTTTGG from Spirochaetota bacterium includes:
- a CDS encoding ABC transporter permease, which translates into the protein MSAYRGYWRNVWHQFRRNRLALAGLCVVGILLSIALLAPLIANDKPYVFVGESRVFFPLFFNYPELRDVDLRNPAVKGFKLFPPIPYSYSEYDLDSIVTGPGGAHWLGTDEQGRDLAARMVHGARVSMMVGLIAVIIYVSIGMAIGAIAGYYGGAVDIVISRVIEIVICFPTFFLILTMLALVGPSLVNVMVIIGITGWTGIARIVRGEFLKLREMEYVQASRSLGVRDAVIIFRHMLPNSLAPVLVSATFGVASTILIESSLSFLGFGVQPPTPSWGDILSQSRDFMDFAWWLTLIPGSFIFITITAYNLVGEGFQDAINPRALKVNE
- a CDS encoding HD domain-containing protein; protein product: MVYLEPTRSRNPRLHIDIYKEEGSMSVRRIRINLNYVSPESSFIYPIHSESGDQILDARMMISAKLLADIRRRFGDYVYYTDTGERAIIPAHHMRAAYNKSRELVEEIGKTQKISRIAFRETERVVEEIVNDLSAREIEAIDLMKDLKSADEYHFTHSVNVGVLAGMFAKKRGIYSRDEIKYITLGSYLHDVGCTRLDQQLLKKPGKLTVTEIQKMKRHPQLGYELLKSLEHISPIVLQCVLFHHERFNHEGYYGLPYETLPEFPKMVSICDIYDALTSKRPYRSEVAPAFALKAVVNAIESHFDYELISEFVNKISPILNHTQMFYTMNDICELSTQELALIKGYGRDDFMKPRVNAFCKFERKGSQLHVSYYTDPVPIDLSSDPARKLTKILNNERQVQAIREKIEERGLD
- a CDS encoding ABC transporter permease, with translation MSKYLLKRLLLILPTFLGISLITYSMVRLAPGDYTSLRAGMQGELKTTAAAKQAMEEERRLYGLDKPIITGYFEWLGRMVVLDFGTSRKDGRPVSARIAESLPITLALNIISMVLVYIISIPAGIVSALKKDSLYDRVSSVALFVLYSLPSFWVGLLLLMVLSGGEFLNLFPLGGIVSDGAADYPWYRYLGDVTWHLVLPVVTLTYGGFAFLARYMRANLLEVISQQYIVTARAKGLGRSRVVFIHAFRNSLVPLVTLMASILPGLLGGSVIVESIFSIPGMGLLAFEAILSRDIPVIMAIASISAMLTLMGILVADIMYSVVDPRIRLEAKA